A part of Mesoplodon densirostris isolate mMesDen1 chromosome 10, mMesDen1 primary haplotype, whole genome shotgun sequence genomic DNA contains:
- the SNRNP48 gene encoding U11/U12 small nuclear ribonucleoprotein 48 kDa protein isoform X2, whose translation MPKSSLAKHMVSCRLRKLGYTKEEEDKMYNSEFFYENAKIPSVTLNKDSQFHIIKQARDAVGNDGDYYNQRMYSSLPVEVPLNHKRFVCDLTQADRLALYDFVIEETKKKRSDSQIIENDNDLFVDLAAKVNQDNSRKSPKSYLEILAEVRDYKRRRQSYRAKNVHITKKSYTEVIRDVINVHMEELSSQWQEEQEKAEDDAEKNEERRSASVDSRQSGGSYLDAECSRHRRDRSRSPHKHKRSKDKDKHWDSRRRKERDGERHHSHKRRKQKT comes from the exons ATGCCTAAGTCGTCTTTAGCAAAGCACATGGTATCTTGTAGATTGAGGAAACTGGGCTATACCAAAGAAGAAGAG gaTAAAATGTATAATTCTGAGTTTTTCTATGAGAATGCGAAGATACCTTCAGTTACCTTGA ATAAGGACTCACAATTCCACATAATTAAACAAGCTAGAGATGCAGTTGGAAACGATGGTGATTATTATAATCAAA GGATGTATTCTTCATTGCCTGTTGAAGTTCCTCTGAATCACAAACGGTTTGTTTGTGATCTAACCCAAGCCGATCGTCTTGCCCTCTATGATTTTGTAATCGAGGAGACAAAGAAAAAGCGCTCAGATTCTCAAATTATTGAAAATGACAACGATCTCTTTGTAGACTTGGCTGCCAAAGTCAATCAAG aTAATAGTCGAAAAAGTCCAAAATCTTACCTTGAAATCCTGGCAGAAGTGAGAGATTATAAAAGAAGACGCCAGTCCTATAGAGCTAAGAATGTTCACATAACCAAGAAATCATATACTGAG GTGATTCGGGATGTGATCAACGTGCACATGGAGGAACTCAGCAGCCAGTGGCAGGAGGAGCAGGAGAAAGCAGAGGACGATGCGGAGAA GAATGAAGAAAGGCGGTCGGCTTCAGTAGACTCACGGCAGTCTGGGGGAAGCTATCTGGATGCGGAGTGTTCACGACATAGAAGGGACCGGAGTAGGAGCCCCCATAAACACAAAAGGAGCAAAGATAAGGACAAACACTGGGActcaagaagaaggaaagagag GGATGGGGAAAGACATCATAGtcataaaagaagaaagcaaaaaacatAA